From a region of the Candidatus Azobacteroides pseudotrichonymphae genomovar. CFP2 genome:
- the murF gene encoding UDP-N-acetylmuramoyl-tripeptide--D-alanyl-D-alanine ligase, producing MNIELLYQIFRQYPIITTNSRICPTNSLFFALRGEKFDGNDYIMEALMSGAIYAVGDRNDLPENERIIKVGNVLQTLQSLANYHRKLMNAKIIAITGTNGKTTTKELIATVLSSKYKTLYTQENLNNYIGVPLTLLRLNSEHQFAVIEMGASHVNEIRMLCQIAEPDYGIITNVGKAHLEGFGSLDGVVKAKTELYDFIRDKGGVVFANLDNLILKEWYNSFSVIYYGTTSKAFVYGRMIGFDPTLVLEWSKNSNKNKIVTHFVGGYNLENILASICVANYFGVEDYRINVVIANYIPINNRSQNCKTKKNNLIVDAYNANPDSMRVALDNFYKLRISPKMVILGEMGELGSYSKEEHQKVLNSLWGSKVDKVFLIGRNFEECLLPCSGWKLFRQTEDCLEYLRMTSVEGYHILIKGSRNNQLEKIFHYL from the coding sequence GTGAATATAGAATTATTGTATCAGATATTTAGACAATATCCAATTATTACAACAAATAGTCGTATTTGTCCGACTAATTCTCTTTTTTTTGCTTTGAGAGGAGAAAAATTTGATGGTAATGATTACATTATGGAAGCTCTTATGTCAGGAGCAATTTATGCAGTAGGTGATAGAAATGATTTGCCGGAAAATGAACGAATTATTAAAGTGGGAAATGTTCTTCAAACTTTACAGTCTTTGGCAAATTATCATCGCAAACTAATGAATGCAAAAATAATTGCTATAACTGGGACGAATGGGAAAACGACTACTAAAGAGTTGATAGCAACGGTTTTGTCTTCTAAATATAAAACTCTTTATACTCAAGAAAATTTGAATAATTATATCGGAGTTCCTTTGACTTTATTACGGTTAAATTCAGAACATCAATTTGCAGTTATTGAGATGGGAGCAAGTCATGTAAATGAAATACGAATGCTTTGTCAGATCGCAGAACCTGATTACGGTATAATTACTAATGTAGGTAAAGCTCATTTAGAAGGATTTGGCTCTCTTGATGGAGTCGTTAAGGCAAAGACAGAGTTATATGATTTTATTCGTGATAAAGGGGGGGTGGTTTTTGCCAATTTAGATAATTTAATATTAAAAGAGTGGTATAATTCATTTTCTGTAATTTACTATGGTACTACTTCTAAAGCTTTTGTTTATGGACGAATGATTGGATTTGATCCAACTTTAGTTTTGGAATGGAGTAAGAACAGTAATAAGAACAAAATTGTTACTCATTTTGTGGGTGGTTATAATCTTGAAAATATTTTGGCATCTATCTGTGTTGCCAATTATTTTGGTGTGGAAGATTATAGAATTAATGTTGTTATAGCTAACTATATTCCAATTAATAATCGTTCGCAAAATTGTAAAACTAAGAAGAATAATTTAATCGTAGATGCTTATAATGCTAATCCTGATAGCATGCGAGTTGCATTAGATAATTTTTATAAATTGCGTATCTCGCCAAAAATGGTTATCTTGGGCGAGATGGGAGAATTGGGTAGCTATAGCAAGGAAGAACATCAAAAAGTATTGAATAGTCTTTGGGGATCAAAGGTGGATAAGGTATTTTTGATAGGAAGAAATTTCGAGGAATGTTTGTTGCCTTGTTCCGGATGGAAGTTGTTCCGTCAAACAGAAGATTGTTTAGAATATTTGAGAATGACATCTGTCGAGGGATATCATATTCTAATCAAAGGTTCAAGAAACAATCAGTTAGAAAAAATTTTCCATTATTTGTAA
- the cdaA gene encoding diadenylate cyclase CdaA codes for MINPKNIKDVVDIILVVFFTYKTYHSIKKTGAITIFTGVLAFVILWILVSQILQMHFMGSILDKFINVGVILLTIVFQKEIREFLQNLGSNRGIKILVKLFKPSSVQNDISYIKSIAGALANLAKRKEGALIAIQQDILLSSFIKTGENIDANINTLLIENIFFKNSPLHDGAIIIAGERIISAACILPVSQNQDIPSSYGLRHRSALGLSEQTDAKIIIISEETGKISLAHKGHLYTDISTEELQEMLIRVSN; via the coding sequence ATGATTAATCCAAAAAATATAAAAGATGTAGTAGACATTATTTTAGTTGTTTTTTTTACTTACAAAACTTATCATTCAATAAAAAAAACAGGAGCTATTACTATTTTTACAGGAGTCTTAGCTTTCGTTATCCTTTGGATATTGGTATCTCAAATATTACAAATGCACTTCATGGGTAGTATTTTAGATAAATTCATCAACGTTGGAGTTATTCTATTGACTATTGTTTTTCAAAAAGAAATTCGAGAATTCCTTCAAAATTTGGGTTCTAATAGAGGGATAAAAATTTTGGTTAAATTATTCAAACCTTCAAGCGTACAAAATGATATTTCTTACATTAAATCAATTGCAGGGGCTTTAGCTAACTTAGCAAAAAGAAAAGAAGGAGCATTAATTGCTATTCAACAAGATATATTATTAAGTTCCTTCATAAAAACCGGAGAAAATATAGACGCTAATATCAATACTCTTTTGATAGAAAACATATTTTTTAAAAATAGCCCCTTACACGATGGAGCAATAATCATTGCAGGGGAAAGAATCATCTCTGCAGCATGCATTTTACCTGTTTCTCAAAATCAAGATATTCCTTCCTCCTATGGGTTACGTCATCGATCAGCATTGGGGCTAAGTGAACAAACTGATGCTAAAATCATTATTATTTCCGAAGAAACTGGAAAAATTTCTTTAGCTCACAAAGGACACTTATATACTGACATATCAACAGAAGAATTGCAAGAAATGCTAATAAGAGTTAGTAATTAA
- the nuoL gene encoding NADH-quinone oxidoreductase subunit L — MSSLLIIIVPFVLFFVLGLLGTNLKSNISGIIGTGGMSICTFTAYVMAYQYFFRIGKKGEGVWKEIVPLDFQWLHFMGEMHINLGVLLDPISVMMLVVITTVSLMVHIYSLGYMKGEIGFQRYYAFLSLFSFSMLGLVVATNIFQMYIFWELVGVSSYLLIGFYYIKPSAVAASKKAFIVTRFADLGFLIGILILSYYTRTFDFRALTANNAVLVTASTAGRTFLGLSVSVWALALIFMGGAGKSAMFPLHIWLPDAMEGPTPVSALIHAATMVVAGVYLITRLFPVYFFAAPSVLKMIAFVGAFTSFFTAIIAVVQTDIKRVLAFSTISQISYMMAALGVSKYGGYEGLGYTASMFHLFTHAFFKALLFLGAGSVIHVVNSNEMNNMCGLHKYMPITNITFLIACLAIAGIPPFSGFYSKDEVLVATLHYQPIIFWILWVVAGLTAFYMFRLYFCIFWNGEKKYDIYHASHESPFLMIFPLVILSVFSVFGGLIPFANFVSSDNISLHTHINWTVASMSVMIAVFGIGIAAFLYLKDSGRPAKIAQFCGVLYKLILHKFYWDEIWMWMTKRVIFQFICESVKWFDRHIIDWSMNGLAWTIQRFSLSVKGLQSGHVQFYMWIFISGLTLITIWGFFL; from the coding sequence ATGTCCAGTTTGTTAATTATAATAGTTCCTTTTGTCCTTTTTTTTGTATTAGGATTGTTGGGAACGAACTTAAAGTCGAATATATCTGGAATTATTGGAACAGGAGGAATGAGTATTTGTACTTTTACAGCTTATGTGATGGCTTATCAGTACTTTTTTCGAATAGGGAAAAAAGGGGAAGGAGTATGGAAAGAAATTGTTCCGTTGGATTTTCAGTGGCTTCATTTTATGGGGGAAATGCACATTAATTTAGGAGTCTTATTAGACCCTATTTCCGTAATGATGTTAGTAGTGATTACAACTGTGTCATTGATGGTCCATATTTATAGTTTGGGTTATATGAAAGGTGAAATTGGATTTCAACGATATTATGCTTTTCTTTCATTATTTAGTTTTTCAATGTTGGGTTTGGTAGTGGCTACCAATATTTTTCAAATGTACATTTTTTGGGAATTGGTAGGGGTAAGTTCTTATTTGTTGATAGGGTTTTATTATATCAAGCCTTCAGCAGTAGCTGCAAGTAAAAAAGCATTTATTGTTACTCGTTTTGCTGATTTGGGTTTTTTGATAGGCATATTAATTCTTTCTTATTATACGAGGACATTTGATTTCAGAGCATTGACAGCTAATAATGCTGTATTGGTAACTGCTTCTACAGCAGGCAGAACATTCTTGGGATTATCTGTTTCTGTTTGGGCTTTAGCTTTAATTTTTATGGGTGGAGCTGGTAAATCGGCAATGTTCCCATTACATATTTGGTTGCCTGATGCAATGGAGGGTCCAACTCCTGTTTCGGCTTTAATTCATGCAGCAACAATGGTAGTGGCAGGTGTGTATTTGATTACGAGATTGTTTCCTGTTTATTTTTTTGCCGCTCCCAGTGTGTTAAAAATGATAGCTTTCGTAGGAGCTTTTACATCTTTTTTTACAGCAATTATTGCTGTTGTTCAAACTGATATAAAACGTGTATTAGCATTTTCAACTATTTCGCAAATTTCCTATATGATGGCTGCTTTGGGTGTATCGAAATATGGTGGATATGAAGGTTTGGGTTATACGGCTTCTATGTTTCATCTTTTTACTCATGCTTTTTTTAAAGCTTTATTATTTTTGGGAGCTGGTTCAGTAATCCATGTGGTGAATAGTAATGAAATGAATAATATGTGTGGTTTACATAAGTATATGCCTATAACCAATATTACTTTTTTAATAGCTTGTTTAGCTATTGCGGGTATTCCTCCTTTTTCTGGTTTTTATAGTAAAGATGAGGTATTAGTGGCCACGCTTCATTATCAACCGATTATCTTTTGGATATTGTGGGTTGTTGCTGGATTGACAGCATTTTATATGTTTCGTTTGTATTTCTGTATTTTTTGGAATGGTGAGAAAAAGTATGATATATATCATGCATCGCATGAATCACCATTTTTGATGATATTCCCCTTAGTTATATTAAGTGTTTTTTCTGTATTTGGTGGTTTAATACCGTTTGCTAATTTTGTTAGCAGTGATAATATTTCGTTGCATACGCATATTAATTGGACAGTTGCTTCTATGAGTGTTATGATAGCTGTGTTTGGTATTGGAATAGCAGCATTTTTGTATTTGAAAGATAGTGGTAGACCTGCTAAAATTGCTCAATTTTGTGGTGTTCTTTATAAATTGATATTACACAAATTTTATTGGGATGAAATTTGGATGTGGATGACAAAAAGGGTGATTTTTCAATTTATTTGTGAATCTGTCAAATGGTTTGATCGTCATATCATTGACTGGAGTATGAATGGTTTAGCCTGGACAATACAGAGATTTTCATTATCTGTAAAAGGATTGCAGTCTGGTCATGTACAATTTTATATGTGGATATTTATTTCAGGTTTAACATTGATAACGATATGGGGTTTTTTTTTGTAA
- a CDS encoding NADH-quinone oxidoreductase subunit N, with protein MDFSNFLCIEQELKLIALLVILFLYDTFCSKEWKKYFQNIAIVGFAIVIISEFPPYFTMYGEAFGGIHISSQLTFFMKSILNVATFLVFLQANKWLSSEKMLLRQGEFYVIMLISLLGMYFMISAENFVMLYIGMETASLPLACLVAFDKYQEKSAEAAVKYILTSALSSGVMLFGLSFLYGSLGSFYYSDIALNIVSSPLVKLGFVFFFGGLGFKLSLVPFHLWTADVYEGAPTSVTAYLSVVSKGAATFALIFVLYKVFGRIELIWNNILCWLLLATIVLGNLFAIRQQNIKRFFAFSSISQAGYILLGIIAGTAQGMTSTIFYTLVYLFSNLAAFGVIASVEYQTNGDTRIVSFNGLYRSNPGLAFVMMLAVFSLGGIPPFAGFFSKFFIFMAAAEQKQYILVFIALLNTVMSLYYYLLIVKAMFIEKRGEVVLEKIGIDNYNRISMVICTIGIFVIGFLSAIYEYIETISFGVLQK; from the coding sequence ATGGATTTTAGTAACTTTTTATGCATAGAGCAAGAGCTAAAATTAATCGCTTTGTTAGTGATCTTGTTTTTATATGATACTTTTTGTTCCAAAGAATGGAAAAAATATTTTCAAAATATAGCAATTGTTGGGTTTGCTATTGTAATTATTAGTGAGTTTCCCCCTTATTTTACAATGTACGGTGAAGCTTTTGGAGGAATTCATATCAGCTCTCAGCTCACTTTTTTTATGAAAAGTATTCTCAATGTAGCTACATTTCTTGTTTTTTTACAAGCCAATAAATGGCTATCATCAGAAAAAATGCTTCTTAGGCAAGGAGAATTCTATGTTATTATGTTGATTTCATTGTTAGGAATGTATTTTATGATTTCTGCTGAAAATTTCGTAATGTTATATATTGGCATGGAGACAGCTTCTTTGCCTTTGGCTTGTTTGGTTGCATTTGATAAATATCAAGAAAAATCGGCAGAGGCGGCTGTAAAGTATATTTTGACATCGGCTTTATCTTCAGGAGTCATGTTGTTTGGGTTGTCTTTCTTATATGGAAGTTTGGGAAGCTTTTATTATTCTGATATAGCTTTGAATATTGTTAGTTCACCCTTGGTGAAATTAGGATTTGTATTTTTCTTTGGTGGTTTGGGTTTTAAATTATCTTTAGTGCCTTTCCATTTATGGACGGCGGATGTATACGAAGGGGCTCCTACTAGTGTTACAGCTTATTTGTCTGTAGTTTCAAAAGGAGCAGCAACATTTGCTCTGATTTTTGTATTGTACAAGGTATTTGGACGAATTGAACTGATTTGGAATAATATTTTGTGTTGGTTATTGCTTGCCACAATTGTCTTGGGTAATTTATTTGCTATTCGTCAGCAAAATATTAAGCGATTTTTTGCTTTTTCTTCTATTTCTCAAGCGGGATATATTCTTTTGGGGATTATTGCTGGAACGGCACAAGGAATGACATCTACTATTTTTTATACGCTTGTTTATTTATTCTCTAATTTGGCAGCTTTTGGAGTAATTGCTTCTGTAGAATACCAAACAAATGGAGATACACGAATAGTATCTTTTAATGGTTTATATCGATCTAATCCTGGATTGGCTTTTGTAATGATGTTAGCTGTATTTTCATTGGGAGGTATTCCTCCTTTTGCTGGATTTTTTAGTAAATTTTTTATTTTTATGGCAGCAGCTGAGCAAAAACAATATATTTTAGTTTTTATTGCTTTGTTGAATACTGTGATGTCTCTCTATTATTATTTGCTTATTGTTAAAGCGATGTTTATAGAAAAAAGAGGGGAAGTTGTATTAGAAAAGATCGGAATAGATAATTATAATCGGATTAGTATGGTGATTTGCACGATAGGAATTTTTGTTATTGGATTTTTAAGTGCCATTTATGAGTATATTGAAACAATAAGCTTTGGAGTATTACAAAAATAA
- a CDS encoding complex I subunit 4 family protein, with amino-acid sequence MNILSLFVVIPVLMIIALFLCKGIKSFRIVMVTGVSALAVSVAALAVLFFRERAVSDAEMLFVSSIKWYAPLNISYTVGVDGISMVMLVLSVLIVFAGVFSSWNVNMAQEYFLWYCLLSVGVFGFFISIDLFSMVLFYEVALIPMYLLIGLWGTGRKEYSAMKLTLMLMGGSAFLMVGIIGIYYSSGATTMNILEIVKLHIPIEYQLWFFPATFLGFGVLGALFPFHTWSPDGHASAPTAVSMLHAGVLMKLGGYGCLRVAIYLMPEAAYKLGWIFLVLTGISVVYGAFSAIVQTDLKYINAYSSVSHCGLVLFAILMMNRTAMTGAIMQMLSHGLMTALFFALIGLIYGQTHTRDIREMGGLMKIMPFVSACYVIAGLASLGLPGLSGFVAEITIFVGSFQHSDLFHRILTVITCCSIVITAVYILRTIGKVFYGTIQNRHHIGLSDAVWYEKVSIICLIIAISFIGMYPLGVSEIVSNSLGSIVAKLTF; translated from the coding sequence ATGAATATTTTGTCTTTATTTGTAGTTATTCCAGTACTGATGATTATTGCGTTGTTTTTGTGTAAAGGAATAAAATCTTTTCGAATTGTAATGGTGACTGGTGTATCTGCTTTAGCCGTGTCAGTTGCTGCATTAGCGGTTTTGTTTTTTCGAGAGAGAGCTGTTTCTGATGCTGAAATGTTGTTTGTATCGAGTATTAAATGGTATGCTCCTTTAAATATTTCCTATACGGTAGGCGTAGATGGAATATCCATGGTAATGTTAGTGCTTTCTGTTCTTATTGTGTTTGCAGGAGTTTTTTCTTCTTGGAATGTTAATATGGCACAAGAATATTTCCTATGGTATTGTTTATTATCGGTTGGAGTATTTGGATTTTTTATTTCCATTGATTTATTCTCTATGGTTTTGTTTTATGAAGTTGCTTTGATCCCTATGTATTTATTGATAGGGTTGTGGGGAACAGGGAGAAAAGAATATTCGGCGATGAAATTAACCTTAATGTTAATGGGAGGTTCAGCATTTCTGATGGTAGGAATTATCGGTATTTATTATTCGTCTGGAGCAACAACAATGAATATTTTGGAAATAGTAAAACTGCATATTCCAATAGAGTATCAACTCTGGTTTTTCCCTGCTACTTTTCTAGGATTTGGAGTTTTGGGAGCTTTGTTCCCTTTTCATACATGGTCACCGGATGGTCATGCTTCCGCACCAACTGCAGTTTCTATGCTCCATGCGGGGGTATTAATGAAGCTTGGAGGGTATGGGTGTTTGCGTGTGGCTATTTATCTGATGCCAGAAGCTGCTTACAAATTAGGTTGGATATTTTTAGTATTGACTGGTATTAGTGTTGTTTATGGAGCTTTTAGTGCAATTGTTCAAACAGATTTGAAATATATCAATGCATATTCTTCTGTAAGTCATTGTGGACTAGTATTGTTTGCTATTTTAATGATGAATCGGACAGCTATGACTGGTGCAATTATGCAAATGTTATCTCATGGTTTGATGACTGCATTATTTTTTGCTTTGATTGGATTAATTTATGGTCAGACACATACTCGTGATATTCGAGAGATGGGAGGTTTGATGAAGATTATGCCGTTTGTATCAGCGTGTTACGTAATTGCTGGTTTAGCTTCATTAGGACTTCCTGGATTGAGTGGATTTGTGGCAGAAATAACTATTTTTGTCGGTTCATTTCAGCATTCGGATTTATTTCATAGAATATTGACAGTTATTACTTGTTGTTCTATTGTAATTACTGCTGTTTATATCCTTCGGACGATAGGCAAAGTTTTTTACGGAACTATTCAAAATCGACATCATATTGGTTTATCAGATGCAGTGTGGTATGAAAAGGTGTCTATAATCTGTTTGATTATTGCTATTTCTTTTATTGGTATGTATCCATTAGGGGTATCTGAAATAGTTAGTAATAGTTTGGGGTCTATTGTTGCAAAACTAACTTTTTAA
- the secG gene encoding preprotein translocase subunit SecG — MCTFVVVLVVIVAILLIFVVVVQNSKGGGLASGFTSANQVMGVRKTTDLFEKITWWLAGSFIVLCILASVIMSHQSPLEDSIIKEDILETIPQQQEQNENVLPIPIMKE, encoded by the coding sequence ATGTGCACTTTTGTTGTAGTTCTTGTTGTAATTGTTGCTATTTTGTTGATATTTGTTGTTGTTGTACAAAATTCCAAGGGGGGTGGATTGGCATCTGGATTTACTTCTGCCAATCAGGTAATGGGTGTTCGTAAAACTACGGATTTATTTGAAAAAATTACATGGTGGTTGGCGGGTTCATTTATTGTATTATGTATTCTTGCATCGGTGATTATGTCACATCAGAGCCCTTTAGAAGATTCTATTATCAAGGAGGATATTCTGGAAACTATTCCTCAACAACAAGAACAAAATGAAAATGTACTTCCAATACCTATTATGAAGGAATAA
- the folP gene encoding dihydropteroate synthase → MITNSKQIIDKKVMGILNVTPDSFFVKSRKQVEKEIVERVIQIVEEGAYIIDVGGYSSRPNALFVSEEEETKRLQFSLKILFRELPNAIVSIDTFRSKIVRKCTEKFRISIINDISAGELDTKMPEVVAELKVIYLIMHMRGTPQTMMKCTQYNYLLPEILSYFEKKINFLHQKGIYDIWIDPGFGFSKTTSQNYEILSQLNLFSIFNLPIVAGLSRKTMIRETIGVTTENALNGTTALNMFALTQGVNILRVHDVKEAVQTIQLYNQIQQYD, encoded by the coding sequence ATGATAACAAATAGCAAACAAATAATCGACAAAAAAGTTATGGGCATTTTGAATGTTACACCCGATTCATTTTTTGTTAAAAGTAGAAAACAAGTTGAAAAAGAAATAGTGGAAAGAGTAATTCAGATTGTGGAAGAAGGAGCATATATTATTGATGTGGGAGGATATTCTTCTCGTCCTAATGCTTTATTCGTCAGTGAGGAAGAAGAAACAAAACGTCTACAGTTTAGTTTAAAAATTCTTTTTCGAGAACTGCCCAATGCCATAGTTTCAATTGATACTTTTCGTTCCAAAATAGTAAGAAAGTGTACGGAAAAATTTAGAATTTCCATTATAAACGATATTTCAGCAGGTGAGTTAGATACAAAAATGCCTGAAGTTGTAGCCGAACTAAAAGTTATCTATCTTATTATGCATATGAGAGGAACTCCACAAACCATGATGAAGTGTACTCAATACAATTATTTATTACCAGAAATTTTATCATATTTCGAAAAAAAAATCAATTTTTTGCATCAAAAGGGGATATATGACATTTGGATAGACCCAGGATTTGGTTTTAGTAAAACAACTAGCCAAAATTATGAAATTCTAAGCCAATTAAATCTATTCAGCATATTTAATCTACCTATTGTAGCAGGTCTTTCACGTAAAACAATGATACGAGAGACAATAGGTGTTACAACGGAAAATGCTTTAAATGGTACAACAGCATTAAACATGTTTGCACTGACACAAGGAGTTAACATTTTGAGAGTTCATGATGTAAAAGAAGCTGTCCAAACAATTCAATTATACAACCAAATACAACAATATGATTAA
- a CDS encoding MFS transporter — protein MSTEKKNSNVIAIIMMITLLGMIGFVTNLAAPVGTIWKNQYENSNFLGMLGNLMNFAAYAFIGIPAGKLLEKVGYKKTALCAIIVGFLGISIQFVSGKTNGNLGFIIYLLGAFVAGFSMCMLNTVANPMLNEMGGGGKKGSTLLQAGGVCNSCLATLAPILVGALIGEITKGTTFSNVNPVLFIGMSVFAFVGVVLYTVDIPEPAIDKKVGDISSKYSAWSFRHFVLGAVGIFVYVGIEVGIPGTMKFFLESREGGSLPPAAAGTVAGTYWFLMLIGRLFGTSIANKVSSKTLLAVASGIAIFLILTAISIADSEKIKMPVFTGSAFGLQGVPISALFLVLVGFCTSVMWGSIFNLAIEGLGKYVTTASGIYMMMVMGGGIIPLIQNGIVDLTDKNYMISYCLPLAGLVYLFYYALFGSKNVNKDIPV, from the coding sequence ATGTCAACGGAAAAGAAAAATAGCAATGTGATTGCTATTATTATGATGATTACTCTTTTAGGAATGATTGGCTTTGTAACTAATTTGGCAGCTCCGGTAGGAACTATTTGGAAAAATCAATACGAAAATTCAAACTTTTTGGGGATGTTGGGAAATCTTATGAATTTTGCTGCTTATGCATTTATAGGTATTCCAGCCGGAAAATTGTTAGAAAAGGTTGGTTATAAAAAAACGGCTCTTTGTGCTATTATAGTTGGCTTTTTGGGTATAAGCATCCAATTTGTTTCTGGTAAAACTAATGGGAATTTGGGTTTTATTATCTATCTCCTGGGTGCATTTGTAGCTGGCTTTTCTATGTGTATGTTGAATACAGTTGCCAATCCGATGTTGAATGAAATGGGAGGCGGTGGAAAAAAAGGAAGTACTCTTCTGCAAGCAGGAGGTGTTTGTAATTCTTGTTTGGCAACGCTTGCTCCGATATTAGTAGGGGCTCTGATTGGCGAAATAACTAAAGGGACTACATTTTCTAATGTAAATCCAGTTTTATTTATTGGCATGAGTGTTTTTGCATTTGTAGGCGTTGTTTTGTATACTGTTGATATTCCGGAACCTGCTATTGATAAAAAAGTGGGAGATATATCTTCAAAGTATAGTGCATGGTCATTCCGTCATTTTGTGTTAGGAGCAGTAGGGATATTTGTATATGTAGGTATTGAAGTCGGAATACCAGGTACTATGAAATTCTTTTTAGAGTCTCGAGAAGGAGGTTCGTTACCACCTGCTGCTGCAGGGACAGTTGCAGGTACTTACTGGTTTTTGATGTTAATTGGACGTTTATTTGGGACGAGTATTGCTAATAAAGTTTCCAGTAAAACATTATTAGCAGTTGCTTCTGGTATTGCTATTTTTTTGATTTTAACAGCTATTTCTATAGCTGATTCAGAAAAGATTAAAATGCCTGTTTTTACTGGTTCTGCTTTTGGTTTGCAAGGAGTACCTATTAGTGCATTATTTCTCGTATTAGTGGGCTTTTGTACATCGGTGATGTGGGGAAGTATTTTTAATTTGGCTATTGAAGGGTTAGGAAAGTACGTTACTACAGCTTCGGGTATTTATATGATGATGGTAATGGGTGGTGGTATTATTCCATTGATACAGAATGGAATTGTAGATCTTACTGATAAGAACTATATGATTTCTTATTGTCTACCTCTTGCTGGTCTTGTGTATCTATTTTATTATGCATTGTTTGGTAGCAAAAATGTAAATAAAGATATCCCTGTTTAA